The sequence CGGGCCCGCACTTCCCTCCGGGCCACAGGGTTCCCTTTCTTCATGGAGAGGGCCCTGGAGAGGCTCCCCGCAGATTCTGGCATTTCCTGCCCCTGGGTTCTGAGGCAGGCCCTGTGGTAGACTCAAAAGAGCACAGGGTTTCAGTCCTGGGCACAGGCCTGGCCCCTGCTGGCTTGGCCACTACTCAGATTTGCAGCTTGGTAAGTTCCTTGACCTGtgcacctcagtttccccccATACCCCTTCCTGTTACTGAGATGATTAAATGCCTGGTTCCTTGCCTGGTGCACCCTGGAAGCTCAAGTAGATGTCGTTCTGTGgcatctcttcttcctcctgccttgTGCCCTCATGTTCATACATGCCCCTGCCTTGCTGTCTCCTCCCTGGTCGGCTGGGTTAGGCTCTGACGCCTGCTCTCCCTTTCACCCCAGCAGGAGCATCTCTgaattcccttaaaaaaaaaaaaaaaaaaaagactgtgttaAACCATGTCAAGCAGGAAACATTAGGAAAAGTTTTCTCGAGTTTGGACACTTGGGGATTTCATGGTTTAGATAATTCAGTGAGGTCCTCACCACCCTCTGAAGCTCTCCACGTGAAGAACCACTTCCTCTTCCTTGTTCTTTTGGCTCTGCAGAGAGACGTGGATCTCCCAACCCGTTTGAAATCACAGACCGGGTGGAAATGGGACAAATGGCCTCCATGTTCTTCAATAAAGGTAGAAGTTcttttgggggtggggtgtggggaaaCGGGGAGCTGGTGCTTCCCTGCAGGCCTGCACCCTTgtaatgagggctccaccctgacAGCCAGACCATGGGGCAGAGCAGGTGGTAGAGCTGCTCCCTCAGCACCTGAGAAGCCACCTTGCTGACCTGTTTTCCTGGATTCCTCCCTGTCTGCGGGCATTAAAAACAAAGAGGCCGCTTCTCTAGCGGAAGTCAGGAACCCCAGGCAGCTACTCCAGCCAGGGTCAGGAACCCCAGGCAGCTACTCCAGTGAGGGTCAGGAACCCCAGGCAGCTACTCCAGCGGAGGTCAGGAACCCCAGGCAGCTACTCCAGTGAGGTTCAGGAACCCCAGGCAGCTACTCCAGTGAGGGTCAGGAACCCCAGGCAGCTACTCCAGTGGAGGTCAGGAACCTGAGGCAGCTACAAAATaagctttttccttttcctgcaaAGGAAGTTGATGGAGGCCGGTTGATGGTTTTGCACCTCCTGCTTGATTGCCTCTGACCTTGCCCTCTTCTGGCCGATTCTGTCTAGAATAACACCTTCTGACAGCGCTAGAATCTGCTATGCGCACGCCTGGGCGTGGCTTCCCAGTGGCCGGCAGAGGGCGCTAGGAGCCCACACCCAGGCTTGCTGAGTGAGACCGGAGCCCTGAAGTGTGCTGGTGAACCTGCTCCTTCCTGGGATCTGGCTGCAACCATAAGGGAGCCACCCAACTCTGGGGTTGAGTTGTTGGGTGTGCCAGCGACATCTTATATCTCCATGGCAAATCTGGTTCTTTTGGAAGATGAGCTATTTAAGAGTttagtgggccgggcacggtggctaactcctgtaatcccagcactttgggaggccgaggcaggcggctcacgaggtgaggagatcgagaccatcctggctaacacggtgaaaccctgtctctactaaaaatacaaaaaattagccgggcatggtggcaggcgcctgtagtcccagctactcgggaggctgaggcaggagaatggcatgaatcctggaggcggagcttgcagtgagccaagatcgcgccactgcactccagcctgggctacagagcgagactccgtctcaaaaaaaaaaaaaagaatttaatggccaggcatggtggcttatgcctataatcccagcactttgggaggccgaggcaggcggatcacttgagaccaggagttggagaccagcctggccaacatggtgaaaccccatctcaagtaaaaatatgaaaattagctgggcgtggtggtgcacacctgtggtcccagctactccagaggctgaagcacaagaatcacttgaacctgggaggcggaggttgcagtgagccgagatcacaccactgccctccagtctgggctgCAGAGtaggaccttgtctcaaaaaaaaaagaaaaccagaaaaaagagTTTAGTTTTTAATGCCCAGACctgtttatttccatttcattgagAGTCAGTCACATTCTCAGTTCATCCTTCCCCTTGCAACTGTCTTCGAAGATTTTCTGCCCCTTTGTCAAAGCCCCGTTTGTCGAGTGGGCTGCCCTACCAGTTCTTTCTAGTCTTAAATGTGGCTGCACTTAACTTAGAGCCGGGGGGACTGTAGGAACTAGAATCTCTTTGACTGCTTTTTAGGACGTTAAGCATTTAGGCAGGGCGATGTGATTATCAGCCAAAGGCCGCCCTAGGGCCTGGTTCACCCTCCCTGCTGGACCGGCCTCACAGAGGGATTTCAGAATTCAGCAAAACCAACTGGTCAGGTTCAGCCCGCATCTGTGCTTCTCCTTTGTTCCATTTCCATCCCTCCCGTCTCACCAGCCTGAGCAAGCATAAGCGTTTCCTCCTGGCAGCAACGCAAAGTCCCCTTCCAAATGCAAGCTTTAAAATAAAGTGCACATTGGAAGGAAGACGCATGCTTTTAAACctcctttctcattttcatgTTGTGCAGTCTGCCCTGATTTCTTTAAGAATTCTAGCAAACAGCAGTTTTGCCTTTTTTGCCCCCCACTACAGACTAGACTCTTAATTTGCCCAAATCTaatggaaaataaagacattgtCTGAGACCAGCCTCACACTTAAAGGGAGTCTCCTCTACCCTGGAGTTTCTCAAGCTCAGTCCTGTTGATGTTTGGGCTGGGGAATTCCTCCTTGTGGGCCTGTTCTGTGTGTGGTAGGGTGCTGAGCAGCATCCCTAGCCTCTGCCTGCTGGTTGCCAGTAGCACCTCCTACTTATGACAGTCAAAACTGTCCTCAGACATTGTCACATGTTCCCAGCAGGGTCTGGGAGGCAAAATCACCCCAGCTGAAAACCTCCGCTGTGCTCCATTCCTGATTCACAGACTGCCAGATTGTCATCTTCACCCTTGGTGGGGCTGCCTCCTCTATAGGAGGCTCCCTTAGGGTCCCAGCTCATTTCTTATAATCAGAAATGCGGGCCTAGCCATTGATGTCTTCTCAGGAAGTTCATTGATCCCTTATTTTGTGTCTAGTAATGAAGTTTATTGACCAGGGAGGGCCAATGGCAGTTTATAAACAGAGCTGATGCCAGAGACCATTGGCAGGTGGAGGAAAGGCTGGGAGTGGGGCGGGGGACAATGCGTCCCCTCAGAGCAGAaaacaagctggagtgcaggctgTACCTGGAGCCTGGGCCTGAGTGACAGGCCAACCCCAGAGGCCACTAAGCTTGGACGTCAGGCTATCTCTGACATGTCAGGGAAGGACATGCCATATTCAAAAAGTGAGTGCCGAGGCCTCTTGGGTCCCCTTGAGGATCACGTTTTCTTAGTCTTTTCCCCCCCAGGCTCCTAGGAACAGAGCTGACCTCACATGGCCCAGGAATAACATGTCCTAGGCTTTCCGTTGGGTACCCTGCAGGCTCTTCTGAGCCACCAGGATTAAAAGGGAACTgtcacttcatttttctttatgttctcaGAGAAGCCAGCAGCTTGAGACCAGTGACATCAAAAACGTGAGCCTCAGTCTGAGCAAGGGTGGAGACTGGTTGTCTGAGCAGTAACCCTTAGGTCATAGGGCCCTGCCACTCTTTTCAGAGCCCTTGCACCTGGCCTTTCTAGCTGGAATCATTTATGGAAGATGGCCCAGGTGGAATTCTTCTCACCCTTACGGGTTTGGAGACGTTCATGGACTTACTGGGGTCCTGAAACAAGTCTGATGGAATTAGGACTAGAGCCCTGTGTTCCCAACTTCTCGTTCAGCCTCCTGCTGGAGTGAGAGGGGACAAACGTCACCTCTGCAGCAGAAGTGTCAGTATCACACACCATCCAGAGTCAGCATTGTCCCTTGGGAGTGCTTCCCGTAAGAAGGAAAGGGGGCCTGTCTTGAGCACCATCTCCCCAGCACACCAGGCCACCGTGTGCTTGGGATCAGTCAGATTCAGAATGAGACAGTTGGCCTTTGGAAATCCAGGGCTTTTTACCCTTTGGATCCCAGCTTCAGAGAGCTGGGCTATTTTCCATCAACTTCTCTTTGCTTCAACTCTTTAGTAGCAATCTCTTGTCTTAGAGCCCGGTGTTGGCTGACACCAGAGGGGGCCCCAGCCCAGACGCACCTGGGGTTCAGGCTCCTGACTCGGGacatctctcctccctcctcccaccccagccatgCCAAGACTCACACTCACCGTGCACCTGTCTGGCTTCAAAATCTCTCTGATCCTCCCAGCCTCGTTGAGTCCTCTCAGGTGAAAGTCATGAGCCGATCTGTCTCTTGTCAGCATCACAGTGTAGccagccagaaaaagaaataggactTTGGGgtcattttcccactttttgtAGAAAGTAAACAGCTCAGAGAACTGAAAGCTATGGGAGAGGTAGAGATTTagtcaaaaagaagaagaaaaaaaaaaaaacatgcagacATCTCTTTGTGGCTCCCTGACTGATGGCTGTGTTCCTTTCAGTGGGGGTCAACTTGTTCTATTTCTGCATCATCGTTTACCTGTATGGAGACCTCGCCATCTATGCTGCTGCCGTGCCCTTCTCCCTCATGCAGGTGACCTGGTGAGTACCCTCCTGGCCCCCAGGTTGGCGGTAGCCAAAGGGGCTTCCTCAGCAAGTCAGGGCAGAGTGTCCAGGGGAGAAGCACCATGCCAAGTGAGTTCATTGCATCTAGGGAATGCAGATGCCCAGGCCCTTTTCTGCACAGACCACAGCCAGCCATGCTGTCTGTCCTTAGCTCATGTCACTgtccccttccctgccccactAGGTTCCCACCAAGGGCTCCTGAGTCATTGGGAAATGGTGCTGCAGGAACAAGGAGGGTGCATCCTCAGAGATGCATCCCGCAAAGTGGTTTGTGAAAAGTCTGATTGTTGGCGCTCAGGCAGCTGTGCAGGGAGTGGCTTCTGTCTCCCCCAGCCCAGCCAGGCGGCCTCGCTGAGCCTGGGCCTGCTGTCATTCTCTTTATCAGCAGCGCCACTGGCAATGACTCCTGCGGTGTGGAAGCAGACACCAAATACAATGACACTGACCGGTGCTGGGGGCCCCTGCGCCGAGTGGACGCCTACCGCATCTACTTGGTGAGTGTCTGTGCCTCTGTGCCgcctgccccagcccagcctgcaCAGCTGAGGGCATTTGAAGTGCCTTTACTTCCAGGTAGAATCCTTTCCCCAGAGAGGAGGATCTACTCTTCTCCACACTCTGGCTAAGCACTGGGGCCTTGGCCCCAGGCAGAAATGGATCGTGTCACTAAGAGTCTAGCCCCCAAGGTTCCTGGCAGCAGGCCTCAAAGTCAAGCGTGGTTTGGAGTAGGCACTCAGGTCATAGCCAGATTCAGGACCGTGACTGTTGTAAACTTAGCTCAGATTCTAGGGCCGACCTCAGCAGAGTTCTCCAAGAGTGACACGTCTCATTTTTTCCGAAACTTTCCATATTTTGACCTTACTCCTGGCCAGCCCAAGAGCATATGGTTCGATGCTGGGTCTGGCCGTAAGCATCCTCTCCAGTTAGGGAAGGGTCAGCCCAGCTCTCTTCCTATCTTCCCTCCTCTCATCCTCCCAGTGGACAAGAGAAGACGATGAATCTCCAGGCTCGTTCTTGATTGCTTTGTGCCGTTGGTGGGGGGCAGGGAGCTGAATAATATGCCAGACAGGTCCTGGATAATAAGATACAAAATCAGAGACAGTTATTTATCTTTGCCTACTTTGGGGGCGGGActcagaaatgtttttctttaactgTTGCAGTATCTGTTAAtattctctgcttcctcttggtCCTCCTCAGCCCTGACATAAATTTAGGTGTGCTAGGTGACACACAGTTTGACACGTGGCCACTTGGCTGATTTGGAGCAGGGAGGCAGGGACCAAGAGAGAGCCAGGCTTTTCAGGGAGCTGGCCTCCCGGCTTCATTATCCCTATCTGAGGAAAGGTTTCCACAGGCCCTGCAGGCTATTTGGGGCTGGATTTCTTAACCCCAAGGGGCCACTGAAGGGCTTTTCTTGCCCTCCTAGTCCCACTCTGCAGCCGTGCTGTAGGAGCCCTGTGGCCTGGGCCATGGAGAGGTTGGttttcctctctgcctctctggagCAGTCAGCTAATGGTCAGTGTGTCTTCTCCTGCACATTCATCTGTGGCTAGCAGTTTAGTAGGCTGCATCCCTGATTCCTCCGTTGCAGGTCTGGTGGGAATTTGGTAGCGGGTTAATTGTCTGGCACCCTTCTCCACCTTCCCCAGCCTTGGGGCGGGAAAAGGTACTGGCATGGCAGCCGGAGGGGTGAGCCCAGGCACTAGCAGCACAGCTGAGGCTCATTAGCCTCTTAGCTCTCAACAAACCATGACTGACAAAATTAGCAGAGGTATTAGTAAGGGAAAGGGCCCATCTGGATCTCTAGCAGGGTAGATGGGCAGAAGGAGGGGATGAAGGACAGGATTTGAGCGGCTCGcacagacatggtggcatgttcaGGGCAGAGCAGCCACAGCAGAGCCAGTTTGGTGGGTCTTTGCTGGGGAGGCTGCTGGAATCTAAAGACCCTGCCAGGCACACTCCCCGCCCACCAGCAAAACGGATACTGAGCGCTGGGAATATTGGCTGCTGCCATTTGCCTGATAAATTATTTAGAAGCGTTATTCTTGCCTTGTTAAATGGTTCCCTCACTTATTCCTATAAACCTTCCACATGATGGAAGCCTCCCTCCCTGGATCTCAATAACTCTCTGACCGAACAGAAGGAACCCTTCAGGAAAGCAGACGGGCATTAATTACTGCCTTCATCTCCCAGATACTGCATTTATAACTCATAGAGCTAATTGTCATCAGAGcctgcaaaagccacgaaaacaggaagcagaggctgcagaacaggaGTGGAGACCCTGGCTGCCCACGAGAGCCTTTTCTTTCTGGGCCAGTGACAGTATCCTTCCCCCATAGCCCAGTCCCCTGCTGGGGGCTTCTGTTTGCTCAGAGGCTTTTGGTTTGCATGGGCTCTTCTACCCAGTTTGGAGAAATCAAGGCAGATGGGCCTTGGCATTGTCTCAGAAGTCACTTCACAGTTTTGCATGTGGCTCCCAGGGTGTGAGGTTCTGCAGAACAGTAGCCTGCTGTTCCCTTGACCCCAGACCCTGGTGCTTTCATTGCTCTgcagccccttcccctcccttggtGAGTTGGAAGGGGCAGAGTGACTGGAGGAAGGGGGGTTGGCAAAGATGTGGGTTTCCTCCCTCAGTCCTGAGCTCTTCTGCAAGTGATGACGGCATCTTCCCCTCCCAAGTCTGGCCTGCAGGTCTTATCCCTGTGCGTCTTTGTAAAGGTCAGGAGAGCTAGATTCCATCAAGTGGCCCCTTGGGCCCCAGAGGAGGAGGGCTGTCCTTCCCCGCTGCCCCCTGGTCATTCTGTTTCAGAAGATTGTCCATCCCTTCTAGGGATGCCACACTGCCTCTCACCACCAGCTGTTTCTGATTTTGCTGCCAGCCAGATTTCACTCAGTGTTCAGCAAGGCAGCGAGCAGGTCGGAGGAGAATTGAAAGCACCTCCCTACCCTGCACACAGACCTTGTTTGTCTCAGGTAGATGGTGCCCCTACCCAggctgcatttttaaaagggcCTGCTAATAATCTCTTCTTCATTGCCATTCTGCAACAGTAGTTCTGGGGGACAGAGATACAGACTTTTATATTGTGGTCTAACTTTCAGAAAGTCATCTGGAAGCGATTTCTTCTGTGTCTTCCCAGGAATGCTCCTGAGACGCACACACACGGTGAGAATCCTTGCTACAGTAACTGTCTCCAGGGCTGGCCTGTGTGTAGCATCATGATTACTTACAAAAAGGGAGATGCTTCTACCAGCAGCTCCcagtggcctcccaaagcccttgACCTTCACCAGTGGAAAATTCCAACCCCACTCCTTGTGCCTGACGACCCTTGTCCATATCCTGTGCTTCCCGGCGCGGCTGATATGAGTCactttccccctttccttccctgGAGGAGCCACAGAGCAGGGTGCTGGGGGGTGGAGGTCCCCTGAGTCACTTGCTGCTTCAGTGGGCTCTCTGGGGTGTCCCAGCAGGCCACTGCAGCTGGAGCCAGCGGTGACCTCAGCCCTGTTATTAGGGCCCATGGAGATTATCATCAGGATCTGCTATCAGCTGACCTTGGATTCTCAggccccccacccacccatccctcctgctcttttgaaaaatcaaatggGAATGTGTGAGATGCTCCAGCTCTTTCAAACGGGTAACCTTGCCTCCAGGCTAGGGAACATCTCAGGATTCTTTCTGCAGTTTCTCCGGCTTTGGTAGGCAACACAGTCAGAAGTTGGCATTTCATTCCTTCCTCTACAGCATGAAGGAGCCAGGGACCCCTGGTGAGGTGATAGGATTGCGTATGAACCAGTTCTGTTTGGGACTCAGACTGTCCCAAGTGTCTGGGATGCAGGCGTGTGTCACTCTCCCCCTGGGATCAAGGGCACTGCCCAGCACCTTTGTTGCACTTCCTTATTCCTGCATCACCTCCCAGCCAATATTCCTGTCCCCTGTCTGGACCCATCCCTCCTCCTAGAGAGAGTCAGAGGGAAGCAGTGTCAGAGGGGACAGTGGGGACTCCCAAGTGCTGAAAGCCTCTGAAAGCCTCTCACCATTAGGAAGAGCAAGCGGCATCTACCGCTCACAGGTGGACAGATGCTGCTGGGTCGCAGGTGGCCCGGCAGGCCCCGGCCGAACAGAGCCGGGAACGCAGATGGCAGAGCGGAGCTTATCCTGGCTGGAGACCCGGCCGCAAACTGCCCTGTTGAGCAGAGGGCCCTTCGTGGGCTGCCCTGGGACAGGACAAGGTCGCCCTGGCCTGCTCTCCTGCCTTGAACACAGGAGCTGTGAGATCCACCTCCGGGGCACAGGTGACTCAGGAGAGGGATACAGCCTGCAAGTGCCTGGCCAGTGCCCTGCCACCCCTTGTGACAGAGAGAGTCTTCCCAAGCTCCCTCCGGACACCCCCTTGAAGAAGTGGAGGGCCAGGGGGATTTCTGTCTGCTGGCCTCTCTTCCTAGAGGGCCGGGTCAGTCTCAGATTCAGGCTCAGGTTGACACCGGAAGGGTCAAGGGTCCTTCCAGCCCTGTTTGCGACAGCCCTGTTTTTTCTCGCTCTGCCAGgattccatcttggcctccctcTCACATGGCAACACTGGCCTTTGTCCATTTGCAACACTTAAAATGGTGTGCAGTCCCCATTTCAAAACCAAATGCTTTCCTCCTAAAATAGTACCACTCAAGGAGAAAATATCCTTTTCATGAGGGTGCAGAGGGAGTGATGTGCCCACCTGGCAGTGCCATGCGTGCTGTGAGTGCCCCGCCCTCCCACGGTTTACCTTGCATCGGTGTAGCACATACCAGTGACTTTTGACTCCCACCCACACAGTAAAGTACACAGCGTCATCCCATTTCACAGCAGGGAAAACTGACTGAGAGACGGGGGCTTCCTGGGATCCCGGAGCTGAAGCAGACAGACAACAGCTCAGCTCTTTGGCCTCTCAGCTCTGTCCTGCCCTGGTGACACAGGCTTGCTCCACTTGCCCAAGACTCAGTTCCATAGGCCCTGCCTTGGCGGTGGCCCCCACTGCCATGTGCAGGCTGGGGCATGGAGCACCTCTTCTCAGCCCTGGAAGCCTGACATTTTCAAGTTGGTGGGGTGACCCGGCTGAGCATGTTCCCTGGTGAGTGAGCGCCTTTGCACGTCTGCCCATCATTGTCACCGACTTGATTGATGCCCTGTCTGCCCTGGTGCCCCTCACTCCTAGATAGCAAGGCCAGCTTTTCCTGGGCACTCAAGTAGTGTTAGAATTAAGTGCCTCTTCCCAAGGACACTTCCTTCCCCTGCCATGGTCTCTGTTCTTCtagcgtcagccactgtgccctgggGCTGTGGCATCTGTTAATAAGTGGGTCAACGCTGCCTTCACTTGAATATTTATTCTTGCCAGTGCTGGGGCAGGAGGTGGCTTAGAGGCCTTCAGGACCAGTGAGGAAGGAAAATTAGTGAAGCAACAAGTTTGAGGAGCAGCAGTGACTTCACTGGACTTGGAGACTCTGGGGACACTGTGCCGCCTGCCTCCCAGGCACCACTCTTGTTGCTTTCAACGTCAGTGGTGCCCCCAGGGCACAACTCCAGTAGAACACAGTGAACACTGCCCCCGAGTTTATGCAGCGTCCAGCCCGGGATTGAGTGAAGTGCAGTCAAACAGGAAAGGTGGCCTGGGGAGGGCCTGGCAAGAAAGTGGACAGGATAAGCAAGCTGTCTCTGTTTAGGAGTCTAGTGGGTTGGCCCGTCTAGAAACGGAATGCAGGACCCTCAGCCCAGAAAGCAGACAGCCTGTCAAGAGTGTCCCTTCCTGGGCAACATCCACCCTCTCATGTGGTTCACGTGAGTTAGGACTCAGCCTCACACCAAACCAAGACGAGTCAGGAGGAGACTCCAGGACGCCTGGAGGGGGAAGGGTGTTGCTTCCAGGGTCGGGGACATCCAAGTGCCTCCTTTATAGGATGGCGACCATGTAGGGGCTCACTGGGGTGACCCGGGAAGCccatcttctctcctttccttttcttctccctcccaaCGCACCTCTTGTCAGTTCCTCCTCATTCAGTTCTGGAGACTCTAGAAAGGTCGGGTTTGTTTTGCCTTTCACCTTTTCCTCCCCTCTCGCCTATGGAGAGATGTCCGTCACACCTGGTGGCACCGCAGGTGCACTGCGTGCAGTCGTTCTAACCCGTGCCCACCACCACCAGGAGCTGGACTCGGTGAGGCTTCGAGGTGTCTTCAGCCAGCTTTGGTGTGGGGTTGTGAGCCCCTGAGATGCATGTCCCGGGTGCTGTTTGTCCCACATATGCTGAGCCTTTGAGGTGTCTTCAGCCAGCTTTGGTGTGGGGTTGTGAGCCCCTGAGATGCATGTGCCAGGTCCTGTTTGTCCCACACATGCTGAGCCTTCTGCAGTCATCCCGTGAGACTGGGTGTCAAGGAAGAATGTGTTTCTTCCCCGCACCCCAAAAATGTGCGTGCCCGTACCCGCCACCCAAGCAGAGCTGGGAGTCTAACCTGGGTGAACTCTAACTTCAGACAGCGACTGCGCTCAGGCTGAAATGGTGACCTCAAAGGATTagcttgtctctttctttttcaaggaAATCAATAATACAGGGACAGGCCTGTGTtgttcttgcttgcttgctttttttccctaGGAGCTGTCTATATATCTTAGACCAGGAATGGCTTCTTGTCTTCCGTGTGCTTTCCATCCCCCTACCCCAGCCCTCCCTAAATGAAATTCAGGTTGCCTGTCACTCACTCCCACACTGCAGCTTGTCTCTCTAGCTCCTAGCCAGGGACAGCGTgaacccccaccaccccacccattCCTCCGCCACTGCTGCTCCTGTCTGAGCACGGCCCctgtccctcctttcttcccGGAGTTGCTCCAGCCTGTCCCTTCACCTTGCTGAGGACACCTGGGTGACGCCTCCCTGAGTCACCCTGTGACTGCCTCCTCCACCCTCATCCCCAGTGCCCATGCTTTCTCCTCCTGCTCAGGGAGAgggttgctgtttttgtttttaatgtcacTCTCAGGGACGTGGGTTCGGTTGACTGGCATTATGCCCACCATCCATCATGCCCCACGACCTATGACCTGTCCCCACCTTGGCCAATACCTATGCGCCAGTTGAGAGGATGATGCCTAGTCCCCCGTGCCACCGCCTCTATGGTCTCAGTACAGGTGCCAGACTGGGGGACTCAGTGTCACAAAGCAGCAGGCAGTGGCTTCTTCTCCCTACCACTCCCTTACCCAGCTCGGAAGCTGCTCATGGGCCTCTGTCAAGGTCCTGAGGGGTGACAGGGTCTTATGTTCTTGCTTCTAAGCTGGTGACCGACATAGCCCCCTTCACAGCATGACAGTTGGGTGTCTCTGGCCCTGGTAGAATGTGCAGGTTGGGTATCCCTTCCCCAAAATATTTGGGACCAGAAGCGTTTCTGATTTCagattttcttcagatttttagAATATCTGCATTATACTCACAGTAGAGCATCTTaaattcaaaaatccaaaatattccagtgagcatttcctttgaggatcgtgtcagtgctcaaaaagtttcagattttggagcatttcaggtGTTGGAATTTTGGATTTGGGGTGCTTAGCCTAAACCATATTTCTTTACCCCATCTCCATTGTCTGTAAAATAATGAGTATAGCCTTGCAAAGACTTCCTACCCGCAGCAAGCCAGGTTTACTCCCGGGCACGTGGGGAAAACGGCAGTGTAACTTACCTGGTTGCTcatccctcaccccacccccattcACCAATTCCCCCAGGAAGTGAATGGAGATGGGAAATGATCTGTTGCCATGACCTTGACCCACACACACCCAGCATTCTTAACTCCTAGGAACCCCATTATATGAAAATCCAAAGGTATGAAATAAATTGGGAGGGTAGTTACTTGTTACAAAGTGATTCCTTACTTTACAGAAGGATTTGCTTCAGATTTCTCTTAAGTACTCAGTTTCCCTAGTGTATTTAAATGTTGTTCTGTGAAAATTAAGCATTTGTAAAAGAACTTCAGGAGCCCTTCTCTTGTGTAAAGGGAGATATCCGTGTATTCATAGGCAAAGGTGCAGAACCCCAAAGCCCGGTTGATGTTGCTGGAGAAACAGGCAGGCAGGGCTTGGGGTGGACATCATAGGCAGCCCACCTGAAAGCAGTAACCAGCgattccccttcccctctccccatccaCATCCCTGAGCTGGGAGAGCTCCGCGGAGCTTGATAAGTATATACCCGAGCCCCACACCTGTGCACAGGCCAATTTGGTTGGGAAGCTTCCAGGCAGGGCTCAGTGGGGGAGTATCCATCCCTGCTGGGGACCTTCTGCGCTGAGCTTTTTCAGGACCGTTTCTTTGCAGGTCTCATCCTGATCCCAGTCAGACCCCGAGCCCGAGGCCTAAGCCCTCCTTGTTTGTGAGTGGTGCAGTCAGGGATAAAAACCCGGTGTGCCTCACTTCCCAAGCCACCTGGGCTGATCCTGGCCACTGACCTGTGCGTGCACATGCATTTCCAGTCATTCCCCTCGAGAAGCTGAGCCCCGGGCAGACTCCCAAAGCTCAACAGCCCAGTCCATCCCACACTGTGCACCCCGCTGCTTCCAGAACTCCCATTTCTGggcaaagaactaaaaatagtttttattatatctGTTAAGAGTACATCCCAGTTGTTGATTTCAGATCTCTCCCTgccaccttttttattttttatttttttcttcatttcacaaaataaaagtGTCAAAAAACTC comes from Homo sapiens chromosome 17, GRCh38.p14 Primary Assembly and encodes:
- the SLC38A12 gene encoding transmembrane protein 104 isoform X3, coding for MAGEITETGELYSSYVGLVYMFNLIVGTGALTMPKAFATAGWLVSLVLLVFLGFMSFVTTTFVIEAMAAANAQLHWKRMENLKEEEDDDSSTASDSDVLIRDNYERAEKRPILSVQRRGSPNPFEITDRVEMGQMASMFFNKVGVNLFYFCIIVYLYGDLAIYAAAVPFSLMQVTCSATGNDSCGVEADTKYNDTDRCWGPLRRVDAYRIYLKVIWKRFLLCLPRNAPETHTHGENPCYSNCLQGWPVCSIMITYKKGDASTSSSQWPPKALDLHQWKIPTPLLVPDDPCPYPVLPGAADMSHFPPFLPWRSHRAGCWGVEVP